The sequence CCGGTCAGGAGGTGCGGCTGCATGGCATCGATGCGCCCGAAGCGCAGCAGACGTGCTTGCGCGACGGTGCGCCATGGCCCTGCGGCGCAGTAGCGCGCGAGCAACTTGCCACGCTCCTCGCCAATTTCGAAGTCGCTTGCGAAGGTGTCGCTTCGTCCACGGGAACGATAATAGCCCGGTGCGAAGCAGGCGGCATCGATCTGGCCGAATCCATGATCACCGCAGGACTCGCCACCGTGCCGAATGCTGACGATGCCGACTACGCGGCAATGGCCGAGCGGGTTCAGGCGCGCAGGCTCGGCATCTGGGGGGGCTCGTTCGATGCTCCCGCAGTGTGGCGCAAGGCCCATCCCGAAGCGGTGCGAAAGCCTGCCGCCAGCCGAACCGCGCAAGTGCCACGCAGCAATACCTACCGCGATTCGCTGGGTTGCGCGATCAAGGGCAACATCAGCCAGCGCATGGGTGAGAACATCTATTACCTGCCTGGCATGAAGTATTACGACGGCACCCGGCCAGAGCGGATATTCTGCACCGAGGAAGAGGCGCAGGCGGCAGGTTTCCGCCGTTCGCGCGGTGGCTAGCGCCTACTCGCCCCAGCGCTTGAACCCCGGCACAGGCACCGC is a genomic window of Novosphingobium sp. MMS21-SN21R containing:
- a CDS encoding thermonuclease family protein, producing MPMPRFVFASFCMLLLCIAPTQAQSISGIAKAVSGDTLDITGQEVRLHGIDAPEAQQTCLRDGAPWPCGAVAREQLATLLANFEVACEGVASSTGTIIARCEAGGIDLAESMITAGLATVPNADDADYAAMAERVQARRLGIWGGSFDAPAVWRKAHPEAVRKPAASRTAQVPRSNTYRDSLGCAIKGNISQRMGENIYYLPGMKYYDGTRPERIFCTEEEAQAAGFRRSRGG